The Amphiprion ocellaris isolate individual 3 ecotype Okinawa chromosome 6, ASM2253959v1, whole genome shotgun sequence genome contains a region encoding:
- the LOC129349084 gene encoding uncharacterized protein LOC129349084 isoform X1, translating to MTTCILKERRDLYLKHSRLELSHEQLQQEYKRLQERQTKATQSIQQKSNLKALLLESKINAMTEIHEKKQLELWVALAFRQLDRSVDNIKEYDDLVRKAQDLGICADKSLQCRYSPVDHMTTGDLMKELISLSISERESDQKDARSLSLAAAEFRQWAPTALGFALICSSLTFPNPN from the exons ATGACTACATGCATTCTCAAAGAGAGACGTGACCTGTATTTAAAGCACAGCCGGCTGGAGCTGAGTCATGAGCAG CTTCAGCAGGAATACAAGAGGCTGCAGGAGAGGCAGACCAAGGCCACTCAAAGCATTCAGCAGAAAAGCAACCTGAAGGCCTTGCTGCTGGAGAGCAAGATAAATGCCATGACAGAAATTCATGAGAAAAAGCAGCTAGAACTCTGGGTGGCGCTTGCCTTCAGACAGTTGGACCGCTCTGTTGATAATATCAAG GAGTATGATGACTTGGTTCGGAAAGCCCAGGATTTGGGAATCTGTGCCGACAAGTCACTCCAGTGTCGTTATTCTCCTGTAGATCACATG ACCACTGGTGACCTGATGAAGGAGCTGATCTCTTTGTCCATCTCTGAGCGTGAGTCTGACCAAAAAGACGCCAGGAGCCTGAGCCTCGCTGCTGCTGAGTTCAGACAGTGGGCTCCTACTGCTCTCGGGTTTGCACTCATCTGTTCTTCTTTAACATTTCCCAACCCAAATTAA
- the LOC129349084 gene encoding uncharacterized protein LOC129349084 isoform X2, with product MTTCILKERRDLYLKHSRLELSHEQLQQEYKRLQERQTKATQSIQQKSNLKALLLESKINAMTEIHEKKQLELWVALAFRQLDRSVDNIKEYDDLVRKAQDLGICADKSLQCRYSPVDHMTTGDLMKELISLSISERESDQKDARSLSLAAAEFRQWAPTALGNL from the exons ATGACTACATGCATTCTCAAAGAGAGACGTGACCTGTATTTAAAGCACAGCCGGCTGGAGCTGAGTCATGAGCAG CTTCAGCAGGAATACAAGAGGCTGCAGGAGAGGCAGACCAAGGCCACTCAAAGCATTCAGCAGAAAAGCAACCTGAAGGCCTTGCTGCTGGAGAGCAAGATAAATGCCATGACAGAAATTCATGAGAAAAAGCAGCTAGAACTCTGGGTGGCGCTTGCCTTCAGACAGTTGGACCGCTCTGTTGATAATATCAAG GAGTATGATGACTTGGTTCGGAAAGCCCAGGATTTGGGAATCTGTGCCGACAAGTCACTCCAGTGTCGTTATTCTCCTGTAGATCACATG ACCACTGGTGACCTGATGAAGGAGCTGATCTCTTTGTCCATCTCTGAGCGTGAGTCTGACCAAAAAGACGCCAGGAGCCTGAGCCTCGCTGCTGCTGAGTTCAGACAGTGGGCTCCTACTGCTCTCGG GAACCTCTGA